A genome region from Geodermatophilus bullaregiensis includes the following:
- a CDS encoding PPOX class F420-dependent oxidoreductase encodes MTTPAGARVRFSEAEQAYLLGERRLGRLATADASGQPHVVPVGWSYDAELGTIDVSGRSFSSTRKYRNAQANPRAAFVVDDVLPPWHPRCVTVQGDVELVEPPDGEAVIRIHPRSIVSWGLDA; translated from the coding sequence ATGACGACGCCGGCCGGGGCGAGGGTCCGCTTCAGCGAGGCCGAGCAGGCGTACCTGCTGGGCGAGCGGCGGCTCGGCCGCCTGGCGACGGCGGACGCGTCGGGGCAGCCGCACGTGGTGCCGGTCGGGTGGAGCTACGACGCCGAGCTGGGGACCATCGACGTCAGCGGGCGGTCCTTCTCCTCGACGCGCAAGTACCGCAACGCGCAGGCCAACCCGAGGGCGGCGTTCGTGGTGGACGACGTCCTGCCGCCGTGGCACCCCCGGTGCGTGACCGTGCAGGGGGACGTGGAGCTCGTCGAGCCGCCGGACGGCGAGGCGGTGATCCGCATCCACCCGCGCTCGATCGTGTCCTGGGGTCTCGACGCCTGA
- a CDS encoding SDR family oxidoreductase → MPKTWFITGASRGFGREWTIAALERGDTVAATARDTTTLDDLVARFGDAVLPIALDVDDRDAVFAAVARAHEHLGRLDVVVNNAGYGQFGMIEEVSEAEARAQFDTNVFGALFVTQAALPYLRAQGSGHVLQVSSIGGISAFPNIGIYNASKWALEALSQSLAAEVADFGIRVTIIEPGAYATDWGGASARTATPDPAYDTFREKAAEQRRARAGDPGDPVATREAVLRVVDAEDPPLRVFLGDGPLAIATRDYESRLATWREWEPVSVAAHGRRT, encoded by the coding sequence GTGCCCAAGACCTGGTTCATCACCGGCGCGTCCCGCGGCTTCGGCCGCGAGTGGACCATCGCCGCCCTGGAGCGCGGCGACACCGTCGCCGCCACCGCCCGCGACACGACGACCCTCGACGACCTGGTCGCGCGGTTCGGCGACGCCGTCCTCCCCATCGCGCTCGACGTGGACGACCGGGACGCCGTGTTCGCCGCCGTCGCCCGGGCGCACGAGCACCTCGGCCGGCTCGACGTCGTCGTCAACAACGCCGGCTACGGCCAGTTCGGGATGATCGAGGAGGTCTCCGAGGCCGAGGCGCGTGCCCAGTTCGACACCAACGTCTTCGGCGCGCTGTTCGTCACGCAGGCCGCGCTGCCGTACCTGCGCGCGCAGGGCTCCGGCCACGTCCTGCAGGTGAGCAGCATCGGCGGGATCAGCGCGTTCCCGAACATCGGCATCTACAACGCCTCGAAGTGGGCGCTGGAGGCCCTCAGCCAGTCCCTCGCCGCCGAGGTCGCCGACTTCGGCATCAGGGTGACGATCATCGAGCCCGGCGCGTACGCCACCGACTGGGGCGGCGCCTCGGCCAGGACCGCCACCCCCGACCCGGCCTACGACACCTTCCGCGAGAAGGCCGCCGAGCAGCGCAGGGCCCGGGCCGGCGACCCGGGTGACCCGGTGGCGACCCGCGAGGCGGTCCTCCGGGTCGTCGACGCCGAGGACCCGCCGCTGCGCGTCTTCCTCGGCGACGGCCCGCTCGCCATCGCGACCCGCGACTACGAGTCCCGCCTGGCCACCTGGCGCGAGTGGGAACCGGTCTCCGTCGCCGCCCACGGCCGCAGGACCTGA
- a CDS encoding serine hydrolase domain-containing protein: MAEVHGSCDDRFSGVREELERQLDGDELGASIAVDLDGETVVDLWGGYRDEQRTTPWTEDTIVNGWSTTKTVLALAALVLVERGELDVHAPVADYWPEFAARGKKDVRVRHLMSHTSGVSGWDPPFSIRDMYDWQTATERLAQQAPWWEPGTASGYHANNQGHLVGEVVRRITNTTFKQFVATEIARPLGADYQIGARESDWDRIAPVVPPRPSDDDPRTQDPESVMVKTFTGPVASARAANSPEWRRADLGALNGHTNARGLVRVLRVMSLGGEAGGVRLLSPETIDLVFDQQSDGVDLVLGVPFRFGIGYCLGSPIVPYVPEGRTFFWGGWGGSMIVMDLDRRLTIGYVMNRMAPGILGSDRSEAYTRAVYGALG, translated from the coding sequence ATGGCCGAGGTGCACGGCAGCTGCGACGACCGGTTCTCCGGGGTGCGGGAGGAGCTGGAGCGGCAGCTGGACGGCGACGAGCTGGGGGCGTCGATCGCCGTCGACCTCGACGGGGAGACCGTCGTCGACCTGTGGGGCGGGTACCGCGACGAGCAGCGGACGACGCCGTGGACCGAGGACACGATCGTCAACGGCTGGTCGACGACGAAGACCGTGCTCGCCCTCGCCGCGCTGGTGCTGGTGGAGCGCGGCGAGCTCGACGTCCACGCGCCGGTCGCCGACTACTGGCCGGAGTTCGCGGCCAGGGGCAAGAAGGACGTCCGGGTGCGGCACCTGATGTCGCACACGTCGGGCGTCTCCGGCTGGGACCCGCCGTTCTCGATCAGGGACATGTACGACTGGCAGACCGCGACCGAGCGGCTGGCGCAGCAGGCGCCCTGGTGGGAGCCGGGGACGGCGTCGGGCTACCACGCGAACAACCAGGGACACCTGGTCGGCGAGGTCGTCCGGCGGATCACCAACACCACGTTCAAGCAGTTCGTGGCCACCGAGATCGCCCGGCCGCTGGGTGCGGACTACCAGATCGGTGCCCGCGAGTCGGACTGGGACCGGATCGCGCCCGTCGTCCCCCCGCGGCCCTCGGACGACGACCCGCGGACCCAGGACCCGGAGTCGGTCATGGTCAAGACCTTCACCGGCCCGGTCGCCTCGGCGAGGGCGGCCAACTCACCGGAGTGGCGCCGCGCCGACCTGGGCGCGCTCAACGGGCACACGAACGCCCGCGGGCTGGTGCGGGTGCTGCGGGTGATGTCGCTCGGCGGCGAGGCCGGCGGCGTGCGGCTGCTGTCGCCGGAGACGATCGACCTGGTCTTCGACCAGCAGTCCGACGGCGTGGACCTCGTCCTCGGGGTGCCGTTCCGCTTCGGCATCGGCTACTGCCTCGGGTCGCCGATCGTCCCGTACGTGCCGGAGGGGCGGACCTTCTTCTGGGGCGGCTGGGGAGGGTCGATGATCGTCATGGACCTCGACCGCCGGCTGACGATCGGCTACGTGATGAACCGGATGGCACCGGGCATCCTGGGCTCGGACCGCAGCGAGGCCTACACCCGGGCGGTGTACGGCGCGCTCGGCTGA
- a CDS encoding oxidoreductase: MAWTERDIPDLSGRTAVVTGANGGLGLQTALALAGAGAHVVMAARDPEKTAAAEARIRLTHASASLQVVPLDLADLSSVAAAAREVLDRHERVDLLVDNAGVMAVPQRTTADGFELQLGVNHLGHWALTAHLLPALLRAPAARVVTVTSTARHRARRLDPADPHMRQGYGPWAAYARSKAANLHFGLGLQQRFSAAGVAASSLLAHPGLSNTDLQARAVREGGAGRLGPVFELVTARSGTSPFEGARPQLRAATDPRARGGELYAPRYGSHGPAVRRPVLRRLHLQERIDVLWQVSERETGTPLDVAAAATP; this comes from the coding sequence GTGGCCTGGACCGAGCGCGACATCCCCGACCTGAGCGGGCGGACGGCGGTGGTGACCGGGGCCAACGGTGGGCTGGGCCTGCAGACGGCGCTGGCGCTGGCGGGTGCGGGCGCGCACGTGGTGATGGCCGCTCGGGACCCGGAGAAGACGGCGGCTGCCGAGGCGCGGATCCGGCTGACCCACGCCTCGGCGTCCCTGCAGGTGGTGCCGCTGGACCTGGCCGACCTGTCGTCGGTGGCCGCGGCCGCGCGGGAGGTGCTGGACCGGCACGAGCGCGTGGACCTGCTGGTCGACAACGCCGGCGTGATGGCGGTGCCGCAGCGGACGACGGCCGACGGGTTCGAGCTGCAGCTCGGCGTCAACCACCTGGGGCACTGGGCGCTGACCGCGCACCTGCTGCCGGCGCTGCTGCGGGCGCCGGCCGCGCGGGTGGTGACGGTGACGAGCACGGCGCGGCACCGGGCCCGGCGGCTGGACCCGGCCGACCCGCACATGCGGCAGGGGTACGGGCCGTGGGCGGCGTACGCGCGGTCGAAGGCCGCCAACCTCCACTTCGGCCTGGGGCTGCAGCAGCGGTTCTCCGCCGCCGGTGTCGCGGCGAGCAGCCTGCTGGCGCACCCGGGACTGTCGAACACCGACCTGCAGGCACGCGCGGTGCGCGAGGGCGGCGCCGGCCGGCTGGGTCCGGTCTTCGAGCTGGTGACCGCGCGGTCGGGGACGTCGCCGTTCGAGGGCGCCCGGCCGCAGCTGCGGGCCGCGACCGACCCGCGGGCCCGCGGCGGGGAGCTGTACGCGCCGCGGTACGGCTCGCACGGCCCGGCCGTGCGGCGGCCGGTCCTGCGTCGGCTCCACCTGCAGGAGCGGATCGACGTCCTGTGGCAGGTCTCCGAGCGCGAGACCGGCACCCCGCTGGACGTCGCTGCCGCGGCCACCCCCTGA
- a CDS encoding response regulator transcription factor: MTGTPIRVLLVDDEELVRFGLRTVLESTGGFEVVAEAANGAEGVRAAEQLRPDVVLVDIRMPMMDGLTATRRILALPHPPQVAVLTTFHVDEYVYAALAAGAAGFLLKDTPPREIAAAVRAVADGTATLSPKVTAALIESYVDKRAAPRKAQALRRVAGLSDREREVLQLLGSGGSNAELAGRLFVSEATVKTYVSRLLAKLDLANRTQAAILAHEAGLLED; encoded by the coding sequence ATGACGGGGACGCCGATCCGGGTGCTGCTGGTCGACGACGAGGAGCTCGTGCGCTTCGGGCTGCGCACCGTGCTGGAGTCGACGGGCGGCTTCGAGGTGGTCGCCGAGGCCGCCAACGGCGCCGAGGGGGTGCGGGCGGCGGAGCAGCTGCGCCCGGACGTCGTCCTCGTCGACATCCGCATGCCGATGATGGACGGGCTGACGGCGACCAGGCGGATCCTCGCGCTGCCGCACCCGCCGCAGGTCGCCGTCCTCACGACGTTCCACGTGGACGAGTACGTGTACGCGGCGCTGGCCGCCGGGGCCGCCGGCTTCCTGCTCAAGGACACCCCACCCCGGGAGATCGCGGCCGCGGTGCGGGCGGTCGCCGACGGGACGGCGACCCTCTCGCCGAAGGTCACCGCCGCGCTCATCGAGTCCTACGTGGACAAGCGGGCCGCCCCGCGCAAGGCCCAGGCGCTGCGCCGGGTCGCGGGCCTCTCCGACCGCGAGCGCGAGGTGCTGCAGCTGCTGGGCAGCGGCGGGTCGAACGCGGAGCTGGCCGGACGCCTCTTCGTGAGCGAGGCGACGGTGAAGACCTACGTCTCCCGGTTGCTCGCCAAGCTCGACCTGGCCAACCGCACGCAGGCCGCCATCCTCGCCCACGAGGCCGGCCTGCTCGAGGACTGA
- a CDS encoding sensor histidine kinase: MGLRARLWPGLSTRSVWFEVLIAVLGGLSVRAVEWTPGPAPVPVSVTTTASIGVGLLLLFLRRRAPLVPFLAAAAVGAVAPAVGGAIPLGAYAVGRYTDRWPVRAVAGVAGSVAVSQFWTEPSLGEVVGGLAGVAFVVLLPGAIGAWVRARADLMTALTERAERAEAERELLAREAIAAERARIAREMHDAVGHRVSLMVLQAGAIEMAAADRERVEQLACHVQRAGRQALDELRQAVGVLRAGEDDGAPLTPQPGLDDLERLVKECRAAGMSVELTGPPADAAPVEPAVSRAAYRIVQEALTNAGKHAPGAPVHVDVAREPGQLVVRVVNGTPAESAGPGSGGGFGLVGLSERVRTLDGRLRTEPRLDGGFLVEAVLPA; encoded by the coding sequence ATGGGGCTCCGCGCGCGGCTGTGGCCGGGCCTCTCGACGCGCAGCGTCTGGTTCGAGGTGCTCATCGCCGTCCTCGGCGGGCTGAGCGTCCGAGCGGTCGAGTGGACACCCGGCCCCGCCCCGGTGCCCGTCTCCGTGACCACCACGGCGTCGATCGGCGTCGGCCTGCTGCTGCTCTTCCTGCGCCGGCGGGCCCCGCTGGTCCCCTTCCTCGCGGCCGCTGCGGTGGGCGCGGTCGCCCCGGCTGTCGGCGGCGCCATCCCGCTGGGCGCCTACGCCGTGGGCCGCTACACCGACCGCTGGCCGGTCCGGGCGGTCGCGGGGGTCGCCGGATCGGTCGCGGTCAGCCAGTTCTGGACCGAGCCCTCGCTCGGCGAGGTGGTCGGCGGTCTCGCGGGCGTCGCGTTCGTCGTCCTGCTCCCCGGCGCCATCGGCGCGTGGGTGCGCGCCCGCGCCGACCTGATGACGGCGCTCACCGAGCGGGCCGAGCGGGCCGAGGCCGAGCGGGAGCTCCTGGCGCGCGAGGCCATCGCCGCCGAGCGCGCCCGCATCGCCCGGGAGATGCACGACGCCGTCGGCCACCGGGTGAGCCTCATGGTGCTGCAGGCCGGCGCCATCGAGATGGCCGCGGCCGACCGCGAGCGGGTCGAGCAGCTCGCCTGCCACGTGCAGCGCGCCGGCCGGCAGGCCCTCGACGAGCTGCGGCAGGCGGTCGGCGTGCTCCGCGCCGGCGAGGACGACGGTGCACCCCTCACCCCGCAGCCGGGACTCGACGACCTCGAGCGGCTGGTCAAGGAGTGCCGCGCCGCCGGGATGTCGGTCGAGCTGACCGGTCCCCCGGCCGACGCGGCCCCGGTCGAACCCGCCGTCTCCCGGGCGGCCTACCGCATCGTGCAGGAGGCGCTGACCAACGCGGGCAAGCACGCGCCCGGCGCTCCGGTGCACGTCGACGTCGCCCGCGAGCCCGGGCAGCTCGTCGTCCGCGTGGTCAACGGGACGCCCGCCGAGTCCGCCGGCCCCGGCTCCGGCGGGGGCTTCGGTCTCGTCGGGCTCAGCGAGCGGGTGCGCACGCTGGACGGCCGGCTGCGCACCGAGCCGCGCCTGGACGGCGGCTTCCTCGTCGAGGCGGTGCTCCCGGCATGA
- a CDS encoding ATP-binding cassette domain-containing protein: MITVSGLTKEYGGRTVVDRVSFELEPGTVTGFLGPNGAGKSTTMRMVTGLVPASSGTALVAGRPYTSLPNPGAVMGTLLDAAAVHPGRTGLTHLRLLAATIGVPAPRVDEVLEMVDLTAAGGRRIGGYSLGMRQRLGIAAALLADPPVLMFDEPANGLDPEGIRWMRDLLRGHAARGGTVLLSSHLLGEVEHTVDRLLVIGSGRIVADGPIGELLAGDGTAVRAADAASFETALSAAGLEVQHRDGGVLVVPGASPDRIGALAAAGGHALIDLRPSEQGLEELFFQLTDA; this comes from the coding sequence ATGATCACGGTCAGCGGACTGACCAAGGAGTACGGCGGCCGGACGGTCGTCGACCGGGTGTCGTTCGAGCTGGAGCCCGGCACGGTGACCGGCTTCCTCGGCCCTAACGGCGCCGGCAAGAGCACCACCATGCGGATGGTCACCGGGCTGGTGCCCGCGTCGTCCGGCACCGCGCTGGTCGCCGGCAGGCCCTACACCTCCCTCCCCAACCCGGGAGCGGTCATGGGCACGCTGCTCGACGCCGCGGCGGTGCACCCCGGACGCACCGGGCTGACGCACCTGCGGCTGCTGGCCGCGACCATCGGCGTCCCGGCTCCGCGGGTCGACGAGGTGCTCGAGATGGTCGACCTCACGGCAGCCGGCGGTCGCCGGATCGGCGGCTACTCGCTCGGCATGCGGCAGCGGCTCGGGATCGCGGCGGCGCTGCTGGCCGACCCGCCGGTGCTGATGTTCGACGAGCCGGCCAACGGCCTGGACCCGGAGGGCATCCGCTGGATGCGCGACCTCCTGCGCGGCCACGCAGCCCGCGGCGGGACGGTGCTGTTGTCCAGCCACCTGCTCGGCGAGGTCGAGCACACCGTCGACCGGCTGCTGGTCATCGGCTCGGGGCGGATCGTCGCCGACGGTCCCATCGGCGAGCTCCTGGCCGGCGACGGGACGGCGGTGCGCGCGGCCGACGCGGCGTCCTTCGAGACGGCGCTCTCGGCCGCCGGGCTCGAGGTGCAGCACCGGGACGGCGGCGTCCTCGTCGTGCCGGGTGCCTCGCCGGACCGGATCGGTGCGCTGGCGGCAGCCGGCGGCCACGCCCTGATCGACCTGCGGCCCTCCGAGCAGGGCCTGGAGGAGCTGTTCTTCCAGCTCACCGATGCCTGA
- a CDS encoding GNAT family N-acetyltransferase yields MDTNVFIALEPFAGALEAATEPAARLVRLVSEQQHRLFVHPASADDLREGADLSRLAQRLAELQKYPELQEGTIPKSLSERLPAVAVGSNDHRDLRLLAALYNKAVVYLITEDGRLRRRAARAGLGDRVLSISDAVSMLEQLAPAISTPPPKVSRVASYALDGEQEIFESLREDYPGFDDWLNEKVRPDNDNRDCYVVFDDGKYAALAIVKRREASSSYDFPVPITKIATLKVDADYSGSKYGELLLKAIFQDWAGRDGSLYVEVYSKHQALVALLNSFGFIQSAVKEGDELVLMKRRRPSPEEQWTDALGYNIMFGPPAILGAGHVFVVPIIPKWHTQLFPDAPNAEEERGEQLLLPLSDPAVLTHPWGNALRKAYICNSSTRRILPGDTLLFYQSGPDKSITAVGVVEETLRSADSVEVASFVGRRTVYTPSEIAQMCSRVGGALAILFRQDRFIEPSWGLEELQQQEVLTSWPQSITQVRERGATWVHQQLAARP; encoded by the coding sequence ATGGACACCAACGTCTTCATCGCGCTCGAACCGTTCGCAGGGGCCCTGGAGGCTGCGACCGAGCCTGCGGCGCGCCTCGTACGGTTGGTGAGCGAACAGCAACACCGACTCTTTGTGCACCCAGCCTCCGCTGATGACTTGCGCGAAGGAGCTGATTTATCACGCTTAGCCCAAAGACTCGCGGAACTACAAAAATATCCCGAGTTGCAGGAGGGGACGATACCGAAGTCACTCTCGGAGCGCCTTCCAGCCGTAGCTGTCGGATCGAACGATCACAGGGACTTGCGCCTCCTAGCCGCCTTATACAACAAAGCGGTGGTCTACCTCATAACCGAGGATGGAAGGCTCAGGCGCAGAGCAGCACGCGCTGGCCTTGGAGATCGCGTCCTTAGCATCTCTGATGCGGTGTCCATGCTTGAGCAGTTGGCGCCCGCGATTAGTACGCCGCCGCCGAAAGTGTCTCGAGTAGCCAGCTATGCGCTCGACGGAGAGCAGGAGATTTTCGAGTCGCTGAGGGAGGACTATCCGGGGTTTGATGACTGGCTAAACGAGAAAGTCCGCCCGGATAACGATAATCGTGATTGCTATGTGGTATTTGACGACGGCAAGTACGCTGCCCTAGCCATCGTTAAGCGTCGCGAAGCGAGCAGTTCTTATGACTTTCCCGTGCCAATCACGAAGATCGCTACTCTTAAGGTTGATGCTGACTACTCGGGAAGTAAGTATGGCGAGTTGCTACTTAAGGCGATATTTCAGGATTGGGCCGGCCGGGATGGGTCACTTTATGTGGAGGTGTACTCAAAACATCAAGCCCTCGTAGCGTTGCTGAATAGCTTCGGCTTCATCCAGAGTGCAGTGAAAGAAGGTGACGAACTGGTGCTGATGAAGCGCCGTCGACCGTCGCCAGAAGAGCAATGGACCGATGCTCTTGGGTACAACATTATGTTTGGCCCCCCCGCCATTCTAGGCGCAGGTCACGTCTTCGTGGTACCTATCATCCCCAAGTGGCATACACAGCTATTCCCGGATGCTCCCAACGCCGAAGAGGAGAGAGGGGAACAGCTCCTGTTGCCTCTTTCCGACCCAGCGGTCCTAACGCATCCGTGGGGCAATGCCCTCAGAAAAGCCTACATCTGCAACAGTTCGACCCGTCGCATATTGCCAGGCGACACTCTCTTGTTCTACCAGTCTGGACCGGATAAGTCGATTACGGCTGTAGGTGTAGTAGAAGAAACGCTCAGGTCGGCGGATAGTGTCGAGGTCGCTAGCTTCGTGGGTAGACGCACCGTATACACTCCGTCCGAGATTGCTCAGATGTGCTCGCGTGTCGGTGGGGCTCTTGCGATCCTGTTCAGGCAGGATCGCTTCATCGAACCTTCCTGGGGGCTCGAAGAGCTTCAACAGCAGGAGGTGTTGACATCATGGCCGCAGTCGATCACGCAGGTACGAGAGCGGGGCGCGACATGGGTGCATCAGCAACTGGCCGCACGGCCCTAA
- a CDS encoding ASCH domain-containing protein, with amino-acid sequence MAIHPRYAEAILAGKKRIEFRKRPLAPDVQTVVIYATSPLKSVVGEFSVSGIVQGTPQELWKAYRSVGCIEAGAYRNYYEGSASAAGIMVGEVWRYREPMPLTRMIPSPAVPQSFTYVDENVLSQIRDAQPQQLSLCDKCLELLFAAWKIASNLSVRGHRCDGALLV; translated from the coding sequence ATGGCAATTCATCCGCGTTATGCGGAGGCCATCTTGGCTGGAAAAAAGAGGATCGAGTTTCGCAAGCGTCCACTTGCGCCGGATGTGCAGACGGTGGTCATCTATGCCACGTCGCCACTTAAGAGTGTCGTGGGTGAGTTCTCTGTGAGCGGCATTGTGCAGGGGACGCCTCAGGAACTATGGAAGGCCTATCGTTCGGTCGGCTGCATTGAGGCCGGCGCGTACCGGAATTATTATGAGGGCTCGGCGAGTGCAGCTGGGATAATGGTAGGCGAGGTATGGCGTTACCGCGAGCCAATGCCGCTGACCCGAATGATACCTAGTCCAGCTGTACCTCAAAGTTTCACTTACGTTGACGAGAATGTCCTAAGTCAAATCCGGGACGCGCAGCCGCAGCAGCTCTCCCTTTGTGACAAGTGCCTCGAGCTACTCTTTGCGGCTTGGAAGATTGCAAGCAATTTATCTGTCCGTGGTCATCGATGCGACGGTGCGCTGCTAGTCTGA
- a CDS encoding SRPBCC family protein, whose protein sequence is MNLDGSAVLHGSPDDVWRVLTDPDVLARTIPGCGTLQRVGDDEYRMDVTVGVGAIRGTYAGQVRLTDQQPPSSYVMHASGAGAPGNLRAKVAIELVPSDAGTTTLTYSADAVVGGPVAGVGQRMITGVAKRMAGQFFTAIDAELTGSAVPRPTSAAVSSTDTVPVETPAAASAAPQVSTGTTTAVPSSDLRTLAVGAVGGAGLTLLGVVVGYLLASRRR, encoded by the coding sequence GTGAACCTCGACGGCTCGGCGGTGCTGCACGGGTCGCCGGACGACGTCTGGCGGGTGCTCACCGACCCGGACGTGCTGGCGCGGACGATCCCCGGCTGCGGGACGCTGCAGCGGGTCGGCGACGACGAGTACCGGATGGACGTGACCGTCGGCGTCGGTGCGATCCGCGGGACCTACGCCGGCCAGGTGCGGCTGACCGACCAGCAGCCGCCGTCGTCCTACGTCATGCACGCCTCGGGCGCCGGGGCGCCGGGCAACCTGCGGGCCAAGGTGGCGATCGAGCTGGTGCCGTCAGACGCCGGCACGACGACGCTGACCTACTCGGCCGACGCGGTCGTGGGCGGGCCGGTGGCCGGAGTGGGTCAGCGCATGATCACCGGTGTCGCCAAGCGGATGGCCGGCCAGTTCTTCACCGCGATCGACGCCGAGCTGACCGGTTCGGCGGTGCCACGTCCGACGTCGGCCGCGGTGAGCTCGACGGACACCGTTCCCGTGGAGACGCCCGCGGCCGCCTCCGCGGCGCCGCAGGTGTCCACCGGGACGACGACCGCTGTGCCGTCGTCCGACCTGCGGACCCTGGCCGTCGGCGCGGTCGGCGGAGCGGGCCTCACCCTGCTCGGCGTCGTCGTCGGCTACCTCCTTGCCTCTCGGAGGAGATGA